Proteins found in one Bacillus sp. BGMRC 2118 genomic segment:
- a CDS encoding protein kinase, whose amino-acid sequence MIKIGTLIDERYEILKEIGRGGMSIVYLAMDNRLNKSLVVKDIRKRKNSNDELLMNSLVLEANMLKKLDHGSLPKIYDIIDSDKGIYVVMDYIEGESLKEKLNREITISPREVIQWAKQLSDVLHYLHTRKPHPIIYRDMKPDNVMLTPEGKIKLIDFGIAREFKSENTTDTTNLGTKLYAAPEQISGKQTDARTDIYSLGVTLYHLITGKTIKDEPYELKPIRYWDPSFPEGLEHIISKSTQAEPGGRYQNCAELLYDLENIEKLTKGYKKQLLKKLSIFLLPATLFLAFTTTSVIGFNNIRDEETQDYQNLISTSNRYLMDGEEDKAIELLQNAIVEVEKRPEAYINLLDIYINKNETDAGLKLLNQYIEDNNGNIKKNSEIRFKMGMTYFDLVRDYQTALIHFREVDEEKIPDVEYYKSLATTLGTLNIDYKKFAEELGKFESYNDGLPNDRKKIDNYNALASIYLSYKSQISESNTSAIRVVEKALEVLNLQQQDDLKLKYEVNFEQKLAQAYYSRGVHFNSIDKVEAREDFAKAVEHYHSLLDMNVINTEEVMIKIGIIYSEMEKDLEAIEQLYSTIEKYPTSIEAHVQLGNLQVDIEQKKSEDTRNFSQALVIYNKAKEIENASNDEGFKKLTRRLMNLNILE is encoded by the coding sequence TTGATCAAAATAGGAACGCTAATTGATGAACGGTACGAGATATTAAAGGAAATTGGCCGTGGTGGGATGAGCATTGTTTATCTTGCTATGGATAATAGGTTGAATAAATCCTTAGTCGTAAAGGATATCCGAAAACGGAAAAATAGTAATGATGAGCTTTTGATGAACAGCTTAGTGTTGGAAGCAAACATGCTAAAAAAGCTAGATCATGGTTCACTTCCGAAAATTTATGACATTATTGACTCTGATAAAGGGATCTATGTAGTGATGGATTATATTGAGGGAGAATCGTTGAAGGAAAAGCTTAATCGTGAAATTACGATTTCCCCTCGTGAAGTCATCCAATGGGCAAAGCAATTAAGTGATGTCCTCCACTATCTTCATACGAGAAAGCCGCATCCTATCATCTATCGCGATATGAAGCCGGATAATGTCATGCTCACTCCGGAGGGGAAAATTAAATTAATAGACTTTGGGATTGCAAGAGAATTTAAAAGTGAAAATACAACGGATACAACAAATCTTGGAACAAAGCTGTATGCTGCACCCGAACAGATTTCAGGAAAACAAACAGATGCCAGGACAGATATTTACAGCTTAGGCGTAACTCTTTATCACTTAATTACTGGTAAGACTATTAAAGATGAGCCATATGAGCTTAAACCAATCCGTTATTGGGATCCTAGCTTTCCAGAAGGGCTCGAACACATTATAAGCAAGAGTACCCAAGCTGAGCCTGGTGGCCGCTATCAAAACTGTGCTGAACTCTTATATGATTTAGAAAATATTGAGAAACTTACAAAAGGATATAAAAAACAGCTACTGAAGAAATTATCAATTTTCTTACTACCAGCAACCCTGTTTTTAGCTTTTACAACAACAAGCGTCATTGGTTTTAACAATATTAGAGATGAGGAAACACAAGATTATCAAAATTTAATATCAACTTCTAATCGCTATTTAATGGACGGAGAAGAAGATAAGGCAATCGAATTACTGCAGAATGCGATCGTTGAAGTAGAAAAAAGACCAGAAGCTTATATCAACCTATTAGATATCTACATCAACAAAAATGAAACAGACGCAGGATTAAAGCTGCTAAATCAATACATAGAAGATAACAATGGAAATATTAAAAAAAATAGTGAGATTCGATTTAAGATGGGAATGACATATTTTGATTTAGTACGAGATTACCAAACTGCACTTATACATTTTAGGGAAGTTGATGAAGAGAAAATACCAGATGTTGAGTATTACAAATCACTTGCGACAACACTTGGAACATTAAATATTGATTATAAGAAGTTTGCCGAAGAATTAGGAAAGTTCGAGTCTTATAATGATGGATTGCCGAATGACCGTAAGAAAATAGATAACTATAATGCACTCGCCTCTATTTATCTATCCTATAAAAGTCAGATTTCAGAATCGAATACCTCGGCGATTCGTGTTGTAGAAAAGGCATTAGAGGTATTAAACCTACAACAGCAAGATGATTTGAAATTGAAATATGAAGTGAACTTTGAACAGAAGCTTGCTCAGGCTTACTACAGTAGGGGAGTCCATTTTAACTCTATTGATAAAGTCGAGGCAAGAGAGGATTTTGCAAAAGCTGTGGAGCATTACCATTCTCTATTAGATATGAACGTGATAAATACAGAAGAAGTGATGATTAAAATCGGAATTATCTATTCAGAAATGGAAAAAGACTTGGAGGCTATTGAACAGCTTTACTCAACTATTGAAAAATATCCAACTAGTATTGAAGCACATGTCCAATTAGGGAATCTACAAGTAGATATAGAGCAGAAAAAGTCAGAGGATACCCGTAACTTCTCGCAGGCTTTAGTTATTTATAATAAGGCAAAGGAAATAGAAAATGCTAGTAATGACGAGGGCTTTAAAAAGTTAACGAGAAGGCTTATGAACTTAAATATTCTTGAATAG